A window of Chlorobium phaeobacteroides DSM 266 genomic DNA:
GTCTCAAAGAGAACGTTATTGTGGGTAAATTGATCCCTGCGGGTACCGGGTTGAAGCGGTATCGGAACCTTACGTTAACGGGAGAGAGTGTTGAAACGATCTCTCATGACGCATCAGACGATGCATCAACTCAAAACGGTATCTGATTGAGTCTTTTTCCGGATTAATAAAAAGGCCGCCTAATCTATCAAATGATGAGGCGGCCTTTTTACTTGAAGCACTCGGGAGATGCGGGCCGGGTAATAGCCGATCGGATGGAAAAAACAATACCCGGACTCAGACGGTCGATCACAAGGGGCACCCTTCAGAAGGTAACCCGTTGTGGTTGACCGCTTCAGTTTTTATCAAATACTTTTTTCGTATCGAAAAGATTCGAGGAAGCTCGTATCGAACACGCCGCTCTGAAAAACAGCAGAGTGCATAACCTGCTTGTGGAAGGGTATGGTGGTTTTGACGCCAAGCACGATAAACTCATCAAGCGCACGCGACATTCTTGCGATTGCTTCATCTCTTGTATGAGCCGTGACGATAAGTTTAGCGATCATCGAATCGTAGTTGGAGGGTACGACATAACTCGCGTACGCATGAGAGTCGACTCGTACTCCGTGACCTCCGGGAGTATGAAATACCTGGAGTTGTCCTGGTGAGGGGCGGAAAAGATGATCCGGGTCTTCTGCGTTGATGCGGCACTCGATCGAGTGGCCTTTTGGCGTGAAGGTGCGGCCCGCAATGGACTGGCCGTCAGCAATGATAATTTGTTCACGAACAATATCGACGTCATAGCGCTCTTCCGTAACGGGATGTTCTACCTGAATTCTTGTATTCATCTCCATAAAGAAGAACTTTCCGTGCTTGTCAAGCAGAAACTCAATGGTTCCGGCACCTTCATAATTGATTGCGGCTGCTGCGGCAACAGCGGCATCGCCCATGGTTTTTCTTAACGCGTCGTCAACGGCCGGCGACGGCGTCTCCTCAATCAGTTTCTGGTGCCTTCTCTGAACCGTACAATCGCGTTCGCCAAGGTGTATGGTATTGCCGTGCTGATCAGAAAGAATCTGAATTTCAACATGGCGGGGATTCTCAAGGAATTTTTCAATATAGACGCCGCTGTTGCCAAATGCCTGTTCAGCCTCGCTCCGGGCGGTGTTCAGAGCTTTTTCGAGCTGGTTTTCCTCATGAACGACACGCATTCCTTTTCCACCGCCGCCGGCAGTAGGTTTTATTATAACGGGATAGCCGGTATTCTGAGCTGTTTTAACAGCTTCTGCAAGATTGGATACCAGACCCTGGCTTCCGGGAACAACAGGAACTCCCGCAGCAATCATCGTTGCTTTGGCCGTGTTCTTGTCGCCCATCTGATTGATCATTTTAGCCGTAGGGCCGATAAACTTGATGTTCACCGAAGAGCAAACTTCAGCAAAGTCGGCATTTTCGGCAAGAAATCCATATCCGGGATGAATGGCGTCAGCATTGGTAACTTCGGCAGCGGCAATGATGCGAGGGATGTTCAGATAGCTCTCCCTTGAGAGTGCTGGCCCGATGCAGACAGCCTCGTCGGCATATTTGACATGGATGGATTCTGCATCAGCGGTAGAGTAAACGGCTACCGTACTGATTCCCATTTCGCGGCATGTTTGCATGATGCGCAATGCAATTTCACCGCGGTTCGCGACAAGTATTTTCTTGAACAAGGTGTATGACGATGAGTGATTATGGTTTGATGCGGAACAGCGGCTGATCGTATTCGACCGGATGTCCGTTTTCAACAAGAATTTCCACGATAGTGCCAGACATTTCCGCCTCTATTTCATTCATGAGTTTCATGGCTTCAATGATACAGAGTACATCACCTTTATTGACGGTATCGTTGATATTGACAAAAGCCGGGGCGTCAGGAGACGAAGAGCGGTAGAATGTGCCAACGATCGGCGAGCAGACATCGATCAGCCCGGCCATTGGCTCGGCTTTAGGGTTTGCGGCAGGCGCTGCGACAGACTCGGGAGTCTGCGATGCGACCTCCCTTGAAAGTGATGGAGGTGTTACTGAATAAGGTGCGTTCTGTTGCTCTGCGGGTTGCAGGTAGCTCAATCCGGCAATCGGATGTCGTCTGAGGGTTATCTTGAAGTCACCTTCTTCGATAATCGCTTCCTGGAGATCCGAGCTATTGACGATATCAATTAGCTGTTTGATTTCGTTCAGGTTCATAATAAATGATACTCTAAGTTAACGGCAGGCATGTTTGAGTGAAGAAGATTAATTATTTTTTTACTCTTTCGATATACTCACCGGTACGGGTATCAACGCGAATTATACTCCCTGTCTGAATAAACATAGGCACGCCTACCTCCGCACCAGTTTCGACGATCGCAGGTTTTGTTCCGCTTGTAGCCCTGTCATCCTTTGTTGTCGGACTGGTCTCTGTGACCTCAACTTCAACAAAAGTAGGCATTTCAACATCAAGAATTGATCCGTCATCTGAAAAAACAATGACGACGGTGATGCCATCCTTGAGAAACCGGGAGGATGTGCCCAGCGTGATTTCCGGAACATTGATCTGATCGAAGGTTCCTGAATCCATCATGACAAAGTCGGTGCCGTCCTTGTACAGGTATTGATATGGTTTCCTTTCGGTTACAATAACATCGACCGATTCACTTGCACTGAAACGGAATTCAACATTTCTTCCGGTTTTCAGGTTTTTCATGTTTGCCTGATAAAAAGCCCGCAGGTTGCCGGGAGTCCGGTGGATCAGGCTTTCGATAATATGTGGTTCTCCTTTGAAACGGATAATCGAACCCTTGGAAACGTTACTGATGGAGGTCATAGGCAGTCTTGAAAATAATCCTTTTTGGTTGTATAGAGAACATTGAATATAATGAACCTAAATATAATATAGAGCAGCACGAATACAAATCGCAGCCGAGTAAAGGCACTAATGCTAAAAAGCAATTGGATGTTAGTCGGGCGCTTTTTAAATTCACTTCATAAGTAGCTCTAAAATAAATAATTCATGTTCCTTCAACCATAATCAGATGCCATATGTCAAAAGCTGAGTTAGTAGAGAAAATAGCCTCACAGGCCGGTTTGACCAAAGTCGATGCTGAGCGTGCCGTCAATGCCTTTATGAATGTCGTTACAGAATCCTTGAAAGAAGGGGAGGATGTGACTCTGGTAGGTTTCGGGACATTTACTACCGGAGAAAGAGCCGAAAGGCAGGGGCGTAACCCGCAGAATGGCGAAACCATAACCATTGCCGCAAAAAAGGTTGTTAAATTTAAACCCGGAAAAGCGCTGAAAGCCGGTGTAGAGGGTTGATTTTCAAGACGTTACGTATATGGTTTTTATAAAGTCCATCATAGGCAAAGCCATGATGGGCTTTTTTTATCATTCATCCTCTTTAATTTATGGCCAACAGGGTTGTGCTTGATTTTGAAAAACCCCTTTTTGAGCTTGAAGCCAAGCTTGAAGAAATGCGGGTTTATCTCAGGAACAGTTCCAGAGACCAGGATTCATCTGATCAAGATGTGCTGAATCGGGAAATAGAGGCGCTCGAGGTTAAAGTCGAGACGCTGCGTCGCTCGATTTATAAAAATCTGACACGATGGCAGAAAGTTCAACTTGCCAGACATGCCGAAAGGCCCTTCACGCTCGATTACATCTATATGATGACCAGAGATTTTGTCGAGATGGCCGGAGATCGATACTTTAGTGATGACAAGGCTATTGTCGGCGGTTTTGCGATTCTCGAAGACATTCCATCCGGTTTTTCACAGCCGGTGATGATTATTGGGCATCAAAAAGGCAGAGATACCAAATCGAATCTGTACAGGAATTTCGGTATGGCGCAGCCTGAAGGATACCGCAAAGCCCTTCGGCTCATGAAGCTTGCTGAAAAATTCAACAAACCGGTTATCACCCTGATTGATACGCCAGGAGCCTTTCCCGGAATTGAAGCTGAGGAAAGAGGTCAGGCTGAAGCCATTGCAAGAAACCTTTTTGAGATGGCCAGACTTACTGTGCCTGTGATTTGTGTCATTGTAGGCGAAGGCGCAAGCGGAGGCGCAATTGGTTTAGGGGTGGGCAATCGCATTCTTATGGCTGAAAATAGCTGGTATTCGGTAATTTCTCCCGAAAGCTGCTCATCGATTCTCTGGAGGAGCTGGAACTATAAGGAGCAGGCGGCAGAAGCCTTGCAGCCTACGGCAGAAGATCTTCTTGCGCAGGGCATTATCGACAGAATAATTCCGGAACCGATGGGCGGCGCTCATACCGATCCCGAGGCTATGGCCGGGACGCTCAAGGAGATGCTTATCGAGGAGTTGCGCATTCTCATGTCGAAAGAGTCAGACGTTCTGGTCAGGGAAAGGGTGGAAAAATTTTCCGGCATGGGCGTATGGGATGAGTAGTCGGTGCGGATGTTTTGTTGTTTATTCCCGGAGTTTTGAACGAGCAAAAAAAAAGCCGGCTGTTAATGCCGGCTTTTTTTTGTTAACTCCGTATGCGGAGCGACTCGACTTATGCGATCGTCCAGGTGTTGCTGCCGGCCAACAGTTCCTCGATCGTTCCCTCGCCGTTCTCCTGGGCTTTTTCGATCTGCGCACTGAGAGCGGATTCGTAGGTATAGCGATCTTCCACGTAGAAGATGCCGAAAGGTCGAGGAAGGAAATCCTCGGAAGCGTCAGGATCGTCAAAGAATCTTGCAAGCATATTTGCCTTGATGAAATCTTTCTCATCATGAATCCAGAGATCGTTTTGCGATACGGAAGGATTGTTGAGATCGACAATCACCGGAGTAAATCCGTCGAGCCTGATGCCTTTATCGTTCTGTTTGCCGAAAACCAGCGGCTTTCCCTGTTCGAGGTAGAGAGTCGTATCAGCTTTCCGATCCTTGTCGGTAAAGGGATCGAATGCGCCGTCGTTGAAAATGGGGCAGTTCTGATAGATCTCGATCAATGAGGTTCCCTTATGCTCTGCTGCCCTTTTGAAAATATCGCGCATGATTTTGCCGTCGCGGTCCATAACCCTTGCGAAGAAGGTTCCTCCTGCGCCAAGCGTCAGAGCTGCGGTGTTGATCGGGTGATCCACCACGCCGTTTGGCGACGTGACCGTTCTCAGTCCGACTTTCGAAGTAGGAGAGTACTGTCCTTTGGTAAGACCGTAAATCTCGTTATTGAACAGAATGACATTCAAATCGAGATTTCTTCTTACCGTATGGATGTAATGGTTGCCGCCGATGGAGAGTGCGTCGCCATCGCCCGTGCCTACCCATACGCTGAGTTCCGGGCGGGCTGTTTTCAGCCCCGATGCCATGGCAAGCGCTCGTCCATGAATGCCGTGGACGCCATAGGTAGCGATATAGTACGGAAGTCTCGAAGAGCAGCCGATACCTGAAACCACGACAACCTCTTCAGTTTTCAGTCCGAGGTCGGCCATGGCGTTTTTCAGTTGCTGCAGGACTGCGAAATCGCCGCATCCCGGGCACCATTTTGGCTCCTGGTTGGATGTGAAATCCTTTGCAGTCAGTTGGGCGCGTGTATCGGTCATGATTTAAAGCTCCTTTAAGATATCGGTGATTTTTGCTTCAATTTCCATTTCGTTGAACGGCAGGCCCTGTACCTTGCTGAATCCTACAGGCTCAATGAGGAATTTATCCCTGATCATGGAGAGCAGTTGTCCGCAGTTATTTTCAGGAATCAGTACCTTTTTGTAATGCCCCATTACTTCGCCGAGATTTTTCGGGAACGGATTGATATAGCGAAGATGTGCGTGAGCAACGCTGCAGCCGCCTTCGAGCACCTGCTCTACGGCTTTTTTTATTGCGCCGTAGGTCGATCCCCATCCGAGCACCAGAATATCGCCGCTTTCCGGTCCGTTGTCGATGGTAAGGTCGGGAATAATGTCTGCCACTCTTGCGACTTTCTCTGCACGCAGTTTTGTCATCAGCTCGTGGTTTTCCGGATCGTGCGATACATTGCCGGTTTCATTCTGCTTTTCAAGGCCGCCGATACGGTGTTCGAGGCCGGGAGTGCCGGGTTTTGCCCATGGGCGTACGGCACGATCGTCCCGCTTGTATGGAAGATATGGCGGATCATCGGCGTTTCGCGCAGGAGAAAATACAGGGGTAATCGAAGCAAGATCATCAGGGGATGGCACCAGCATGGGTTCTGAGCTGAGCGCCAGGTATCCGTCAGTAAGGCAGAGAACCGGGGTCATGTACTCGACGGCAATTTTCGCTGCCTCATAGGCGGCATAGAAGCAGTCAACCGGTGATTTCGCGGCAATAACCGGCATAGGCGCATCGCCATGGCGTCCGTACATGGCCATCAGGAGATCTGACTGTTCCGGTTTTGTCGGCAGGCCGGTTGAAGGGCCTCCCCTCATGACATTGATGATGACCAGAGGAATTTCAAGAATGACGGCCAGTCCAAGCCCTTCGGATTTCAGAGCCAGACCGGGGCCGGAGGTATTGGTTGCAGCAAGAGCACCGCCATATGCCGCGCCGATGCTGGAAAGCACGCCGGCAATTTCGTCTTCAGCCTGGAATGTCTTGACGCCCCATTTTTTCAGGCCGGCAAGTGTCTGCAGGATCTCCGTTGCCGGGGTGATCGGGTAAGAGCCGAGAAAGAGCTCAAGTCCGGCTTTTTTCGCTGCGACAGCAAGACCGATAGCCGAAGCTTCGTTGCCGGTGACGCGGCGGTAGACGCCAGGTTTCTTGTCTGCCGGTGCGACGCTGAACCGTCCGTGCTGCGAGAACATCTCGGTTTCGTCGCCGAAGTTGTATCCGGCCGTAACCGCCTTTATGTTGGCTTCCGCAAGGTCAAGTTTTTTGGCAAACTTCGTTTTAAGGGTTTCGATCGTGGTTTCCAGCGGGAGGCTGTAGAGCCAGTAGAGTACGCCGAGCACGAACATGTTCTTGCACCGGTCGATATTCTTGGTGCTGAGGCCTGTTTCGGCAAGGGCTTTGCGCGTCAGCGATACAACAGGGATTTCGAAAACGGTGTAATCATTCAGCGTTCCGTCGCGAAGCGGGTTGTTCTCTTCTCCATAGCCGGAAAGTTTCAGATTTTTAGCATCGAAACCATCCGTGTCGGTAATGATGATACCGCCGTGGTGCAGGTTGTTGAGGTTTGCTTTCAATGCCGCGGCGTTCATGACGATCATGACGTCAAACTTGGCTCCAGGCGTATAAACGCTGGAGGTGCCGAACTGTAACTGAAATCCCGATACGCCCGCTACGGTTCCTGCCGGAGGCCGGATTTCCGATGGAAAATTCGGAAACGTATTGAGGTCGGATCCGTAAACTGCAACGGTGTTGGCAAACTGGGTGCCTGTAAGCTGCATGCCGTCTCCTGAATCGCCGGCAAAAAGTACGGAGACGCTGGTTTTTGCGGTTACCATATCTTCTCTGTTTAAGATTGTTGTTTCGCTCATTCGATCATGTTTCTATGCTGTTTAGAAAACCACAAGCCGAAAAATTTCCACACTCAATGAAACGGTAAGGGTTCATTGAGATTATGCTATAGGCAAATGGTGATATAATAATAAACGGAGGGAGGAAAACCCTTGAAATAAAATGACCGATCAGGTTTTCCGCAAAACATTAAATATAAAATATCTGCATGTGATAAACAAACCGTTCATGTAATATTGTCGTTATCCTTGACTATCACAATGTTATTTACCCGCAGATATTCCTGCCATTCAGTTTCTTCTCTCACCGGACAATCGGATGCCAGGTCGCAGAAATCGCACCGCTGCATGCCATACATCTGCTCCATCCAGCACCCGGTGGTGCTTTTTGCAACCTCGTTGACATGGTTTGGGTTCTCTTTTACGATTCTTGAGGATAACTCCATAAGTTCAAGAACGCCTTTGCGCCTTTTTTCGTCTTCCACTCCCCAACTCATATGCAGTACCCCCTGGTTTTTACTGGAAAAAAGCGGATTTAAAACCCCGAAACAGACATCAATAATATAAAATATTTTTCTGGAGTTTATTGCCGGATCAACCCTTCTTTTTGGGGTAAGCGTTTGTTGATGAGCATCTTCAGAGGAATAAAATTAGTTGGCATGAGGGGGTAAAAAAGGTTAAATTCATGGCCGTAACAGGGTTTATGCTGCAAAAAATGGAGCGTAACGTATCCAAGGCAACAAGACAGAATCTCAATGAATTCACGAGAAATCAGGCAGTCGTTTTTAGATTTTTTTGATCGTAAGGGTCATACTATTGTTCGTTCGGCACCGGTTATTCCTCTCGATGATCCTACGCTGCTCTTTACCAATGCCGGAATGAACCAGTTCAAGGATGTTTTTCTCGACAAGGGAACAAGGCCTTACGTACGCGCTGCCGATACCCAGAAATGCATCCGCGCCTCCGGAAAGCATAACGACCTTGAAGATGTAGGAAGAGATACCTACCATCACACCTTTTTTGAAATGCTCGGCAACTGGTCATTCGGCGACTATTATAAAAAAGAGGCCATTTCCTGGGCATGGGAGCTCCTGACATCGGTATGGCATCTCCCGAAGGAACGCCTTTACGCGACAGTCTATTATGATGACGAGGAAAGTTATCTCCTCTGGCAGGAGGAGACGGATATTCCGCATGATCACATTATCAAATTCGATGAAAAAGACAATTTCTGGGAGATGGGAGAGACCGGCCCTTGCGGACCATGCTCGGAGATCCATATCGACCTTACAGAAGACGGTTCCGGAAAGCCACTGGTCAATGCCGGAGACTATCGTGTAATTGAACTCTGGAATCTTGTCTTTATTCAGTACAATCGCCAGGCGGATGGACGGCTTGAGCCTCTGCCGCAGAAACATGTCGATACCGGCATGGGCTTCGAGCGTGTTTGTGCCGTGATGCAGGGAAAGGCTTCGAACTACGACACTGATGTATTTCGGCCTCTTTTCGACAGGATTACCGAAATTACCGGGGTAAGCTATAACGCTTCGCTTGATGATCCGTCTGATATTGCCATGAGGGTGCTTGCCGATCACGCAAGAACGCTCACCTTTGCTCTTACCGACGGAGCAATGCCTTCAAACGAGGGGCGAGGATATGTGCTTCGCAGAATACTGCGTCGAGCTCTTCGCTATTCCAAAACCCTTGGAT
This region includes:
- the accC gene encoding acetyl-CoA carboxylase biotin carboxylase subunit, encoding MFKKILVANRGEIALRIMQTCREMGISTVAVYSTADAESIHVKYADEAVCIGPALSRESYLNIPRIIAAAEVTNADAIHPGYGFLAENADFAEVCSSVNIKFIGPTAKMINQMGDKNTAKATMIAAGVPVVPGSQGLVSNLAEAVKTAQNTGYPVIIKPTAGGGGKGMRVVHEENQLEKALNTARSEAEQAFGNSGVYIEKFLENPRHVEIQILSDQHGNTIHLGERDCTVQRRHQKLIEETPSPAVDDALRKTMGDAAVAAAAAINYEGAGTIEFLLDKHGKFFFMEMNTRIQVEHPVTEERYDVDIVREQIIIADGQSIAGRTFTPKGHSIECRINAEDPDHLFRPSPGQLQVFHTPGGHGVRVDSHAYASYVVPSNYDSMIAKLIVTAHTRDEAIARMSRALDEFIVLGVKTTIPFHKQVMHSAVFQSGVFDTSFLESFRYEKSI
- the accB gene encoding acetyl-CoA carboxylase biotin carboxyl carrier protein, yielding MNLNEIKQLIDIVNSSDLQEAIIEEGDFKITLRRHPIAGLSYLQPAEQQNAPYSVTPPSLSREVASQTPESVAAPAANPKAEPMAGLIDVCSPIVGTFYRSSSPDAPAFVNINDTVNKGDVLCIIEAMKLMNEIEAEMSGTIVEILVENGHPVEYDQPLFRIKP
- the efp gene encoding elongation factor P, producing MTSISNVSKGSIIRFKGEPHIIESLIHRTPGNLRAFYQANMKNLKTGRNVEFRFSASESVDVIVTERKPYQYLYKDGTDFVMMDSGTFDQINVPEITLGTSSRFLKDGITVVIVFSDDGSILDVEMPTFVEVEVTETSPTTKDDRATSGTKPAIVETGAEVGVPMFIQTGSIIRVDTRTGEYIERVKK
- a CDS encoding HU family DNA-binding protein — encoded protein: MSKAELVEKIASQAGLTKVDAERAVNAFMNVVTESLKEGEDVTLVGFGTFTTGERAERQGRNPQNGETITIAAKKVVKFKPGKALKAGVEG
- a CDS encoding acetyl-CoA carboxylase carboxyltransferase subunit alpha, with amino-acid sequence MANRVVLDFEKPLFELEAKLEEMRVYLRNSSRDQDSSDQDVLNREIEALEVKVETLRRSIYKNLTRWQKVQLARHAERPFTLDYIYMMTRDFVEMAGDRYFSDDKAIVGGFAILEDIPSGFSQPVMIIGHQKGRDTKSNLYRNFGMAQPEGYRKALRLMKLAEKFNKPVITLIDTPGAFPGIEAEERGQAEAIARNLFEMARLTVPVICVIVGEGASGGAIGLGVGNRILMAENSWYSVISPESCSSILWRSWNYKEQAAEALQPTAEDLLAQGIIDRIIPEPMGGAHTDPEAMAGTLKEMLIEELRILMSKESDVLVRERVEKFSGMGVWDE
- a CDS encoding 2-oxoacid:ferredoxin oxidoreductase subunit beta — encoded protein: MTDTRAQLTAKDFTSNQEPKWCPGCGDFAVLQQLKNAMADLGLKTEEVVVVSGIGCSSRLPYYIATYGVHGIHGRALAMASGLKTARPELSVWVGTGDGDALSIGGNHYIHTVRRNLDLNVILFNNEIYGLTKGQYSPTSKVGLRTVTSPNGVVDHPINTAALTLGAGGTFFARVMDRDGKIMRDIFKRAAEHKGTSLIEIYQNCPIFNDGAFDPFTDKDRKADTTLYLEQGKPLVFGKQNDKGIRLDGFTPVIVDLNNPSVSQNDLWIHDEKDFIKANMLARFFDDPDASEDFLPRPFGIFYVEDRYTYESALSAQIEKAQENGEGTIEELLAGSNTWTIA
- a CDS encoding 2-oxoacid:acceptor oxidoreductase subunit alpha — its product is MSETTILNREDMVTAKTSVSVLFAGDSGDGMQLTGTQFANTVAVYGSDLNTFPNFPSEIRPPAGTVAGVSGFQLQFGTSSVYTPGAKFDVMIVMNAAALKANLNNLHHGGIIITDTDGFDAKNLKLSGYGEENNPLRDGTLNDYTVFEIPVVSLTRKALAETGLSTKNIDRCKNMFVLGVLYWLYSLPLETTIETLKTKFAKKLDLAEANIKAVTAGYNFGDETEMFSQHGRFSVAPADKKPGVYRRVTGNEASAIGLAVAAKKAGLELFLGSYPITPATEILQTLAGLKKWGVKTFQAEDEIAGVLSSIGAAYGGALAATNTSGPGLALKSEGLGLAVILEIPLVIINVMRGGPSTGLPTKPEQSDLLMAMYGRHGDAPMPVIAAKSPVDCFYAAYEAAKIAVEYMTPVLCLTDGYLALSSEPMLVPSPDDLASITPVFSPARNADDPPYLPYKRDDRAVRPWAKPGTPGLEHRIGGLEKQNETGNVSHDPENHELMTKLRAEKVARVADIIPDLTIDNGPESGDILVLGWGSTYGAIKKAVEQVLEGGCSVAHAHLRYINPFPKNLGEVMGHYKKVLIPENNCGQLLSMIRDKFLIEPVGFSKVQGLPFNEMEIEAKITDILKEL